From Panicum hallii strain FIL2 chromosome 2, PHallii_v3.1, whole genome shotgun sequence, a single genomic window includes:
- the LOC112879705 gene encoding uncharacterized protein LOC112879705 isoform X1: MPLVQPPVYNKRVGRPPKSRRKQSHEVQGKNGSKMSRHGAIMTCSWCKGQHYNSAGCPLKKVEIRPSIVLENPIAAADDLEDDEPAITRDVGQPQGGVQSLGETMLSQLLDEASKTWSVSQDIAPLPDSTFISQNRPVQRPIPVTTASKAGKELLGKKRKSRKQTEAPTASKK, translated from the exons ATGCCTCTAGTTCAGCCACCTGTGTATAATAAAAGGGTTGGTAGACCACCAAAATCAAGGAGGAAGCAATCACATGAAGTACAGGGCAAGAATGGATCTAAAATGTCTAGGCATGGTGCCATAATGACATGCAGCTGGTGCAAGGGGCAGCATTACAACTCTGCAGGTTGTCCTCTCAAGAAGGTAGAAATTAGGCCTAGTATAGTGTTGGAAAATCCTATTGCTGCTGCTGATGACCTTGAGGATGATGAACCAGCCATCACACGG GACGTAGGACAGCCACAAGGAGGGGTACAAAGCCTTGGTGAAACCATGCTTAGTCAACTGTTAGATGAG GCATCAAAAACTTGGAGCGTCTCACAAGATATTGCACCACTGCCAGATTCGACCTTCATCTCTCAAAACAGACCTGTGCAACGCCCTATTCCAGTGACAACGGCCTCCAAAGCTGGCAAGGAATTATTGGGGAAGAAACGCAAGTCAAGGAAGCAAACCGAGGCTCCAACAGCAAGCAAGAAGTGA
- the LOC112879705 gene encoding uncharacterized protein LOC112879705 isoform X2 has translation MSRHGAIMTCSWCKGQHYNSAGCPLKKVEIRPSIVLENPIAAADDLEDDEPAITRDVGQPQGGVQSLGETMLSQLLDEASKTWSVSQDIAPLPDSTFISQNRPVQRPIPVTTASKAGKELLGKKRKSRKQTEAPTASKK, from the exons ATGTCTAGGCATGGTGCCATAATGACATGCAGCTGGTGCAAGGGGCAGCATTACAACTCTGCAGGTTGTCCTCTCAAGAAGGTAGAAATTAGGCCTAGTATAGTGTTGGAAAATCCTATTGCTGCTGCTGATGACCTTGAGGATGATGAACCAGCCATCACACGG GACGTAGGACAGCCACAAGGAGGGGTACAAAGCCTTGGTGAAACCATGCTTAGTCAACTGTTAGATGAG GCATCAAAAACTTGGAGCGTCTCACAAGATATTGCACCACTGCCAGATTCGACCTTCATCTCTCAAAACAGACCTGTGCAACGCCCTATTCCAGTGACAACGGCCTCCAAAGCTGGCAAGGAATTATTGGGGAAGAAACGCAAGTCAAGGAAGCAAACCGAGGCTCCAACAGCAAGCAAGAAGTGA